Proteins from one Mucilaginibacter jinjuensis genomic window:
- a CDS encoding S24 family peptidase — protein sequence MEEAKASKIKNVRPETLEFIIMYNQVRGKAFNGNAELAEILGFNSPSSITEIIKSRQNIDPEKFRTFKEYFKEYLGGEKPAVVEKKAEAKVFEGIPMYEVTATASGVEVYNDLNDAAPVGYMNFPGIEECDFALPVWGHSMYPYLENGCWVALKIIHDKKILPGEVYYIEWGDYRMYKRLLIGDSDDEVIAHSDNTTEMIGSRLKYAPFVIKKSEIKKLCLVKDIHKKHNH from the coding sequence ATGGAAGAGGCTAAAGCAAGCAAGATTAAGAACGTTCGCCCGGAGACGCTTGAATTTATAATAATGTATAATCAAGTGCGTGGAAAGGCATTTAATGGCAATGCCGAATTGGCCGAAATATTAGGCTTTAACTCGCCAAGCTCAATTACAGAAATAATAAAGAGCCGCCAAAATATAGATCCAGAAAAATTCAGAACTTTTAAAGAATATTTTAAAGAATATTTAGGCGGGGAGAAGCCGGCCGTAGTGGAAAAGAAAGCTGAAGCCAAAGTTTTTGAAGGTATCCCGATGTATGAGGTTACCGCAACGGCCTCGGGTGTGGAGGTTTATAACGATTTGAATGATGCTGCCCCGGTTGGTTACATGAACTTCCCCGGTATTGAGGAGTGCGATTTTGCCTTGCCGGTTTGGGGGCACTCCATGTACCCTTACCTCGAGAATGGCTGCTGGGTTGCGCTCAAAATTATCCACGATAAAAAGATTTTACCCGGTGAGGTATACTATATAGAATGGGGCGACTACCGCATGTACAAACGCCTGCTGATTGGCGACAGCGACGACGAGGTGATTGCCCACTCTGACAATACCACCGAGATGATTGGCAGCCGCCTGAAGTATGCTCCATTTGTCATTAAAAAGTCGGAGATTAAGAAGTTGTGCCTAGTAAAGGACATCCATAAAAAGCACAATCACTAA
- a CDS encoding response regulator — MKILVIEDNKDILEVLNIILTDDGYEVISCDDGTSIDNLKNINPGLILMDELLPSVKGSELCLRVKNDDELKHIPVILISAAQSIESIAGKCGADAYVAKPFDIELLSNLVKSLIG, encoded by the coding sequence TTGAAAATTTTAGTAATAGAGGACAATAAGGATATTTTAGAAGTGCTCAATATTATTTTGACCGATGACGGGTACGAAGTAATATCATGTGACGATGGAACATCAATTGATAATTTGAAAAATATTAACCCGGGCTTAATCCTGATGGATGAATTATTGCCCAGCGTAAAAGGCAGTGAACTTTGCCTGCGCGTAAAAAACGACGACGAACTTAAACACATCCCGGTAATCCTGATCTCGGCCGCCCAATCAATCGAGAGCATTGCAGGCAAATGTGGTGCCGATGCTTACGTTGCCAAACCCTTCGATATCGAACTGCTCAGCAACCTGGTGAAAAGCCTTATCGGTTAA
- a CDS encoding helix-turn-helix domain-containing protein, which yields MTDDAIVKRMKVIVKDHGGQLALANAIGVDQGFISKIVNQKQEMSYYLIRKLCFQLKYSPEWLILGTGDKKISKPESAKLITEIQMLRTEVDILHARMRAYELELKELRGHGFGEQQKAG from the coding sequence ATGACAGACGATGCAATAGTTAAGCGAATGAAAGTGATTGTAAAAGATCACGGCGGGCAACTGGCCTTAGCCAACGCTATTGGGGTTGATCAGGGTTTTATCAGCAAAATTGTAAACCAGAAGCAGGAGATGAGCTACTACCTTATCCGTAAGCTATGCTTCCAACTTAAATATTCGCCCGAGTGGTTGATACTGGGCACAGGCGATAAAAAGATCAGCAAACCAGAATCGGCCAAACTGATTACCGAAATCCAGATGCTGCGTACCGAGGTCGATATTCTGCATGCCCGTATGCGTGCCTACGAACTGGAGCTGAAAGAACTGCGCGGGCATGGGTTCGGCGAGCAGCAAAAAGCAGGCTGA
- a CDS encoding metallophosphoesterase, with amino-acid sequence MHNSGFLTFFFIIAGISLLFDWYVFSGLKTLSIGWPRPAQIAATYGYLLISVGVMFVFLLGISSLRTAKGMTPFHEWMLSLFLTFFVTKLVFIIVLSLGDLGRFISGIVTNSSKPVGQHTHPYFPDRRKFISELALLLAAFPFTGFLYGMFKGKYDYKVHRETIYYDDLPDAFDGFTITQLSDIHSGSFDNKAAVQRGIDLAKAQKSDLFVFTGDLVNNAAWEIEPYMNMFNQLKAPFGQYSILGNHDYGDYIQWNSEAEKAQNLETLKQHHKALGYRLLLDENVVLEKGGQKLSLIGVQNWGKGFIQIGDLDKALQGVDPNAFKILLSHDPTHWEEKVRYNSNKIHLTLAGHTHGAQFGVEVAGIRWSPVQYRYVDWAGLAQNNGRYLYVNRGFGFLAFSGRVGIWPEVTVITLKKKVV; translated from the coding sequence ATGCACAACAGCGGCTTTTTAACATTCTTTTTCATTATCGCAGGCATCAGCTTGCTGTTCGACTGGTACGTATTTTCGGGACTAAAAACCCTGAGCATCGGCTGGCCCCGCCCTGCACAGATTGCGGCAACTTATGGCTACCTGCTTATTTCTGTAGGTGTAATGTTTGTGTTTTTGCTAGGTATAAGTAGCCTGCGTACCGCCAAGGGAATGACACCCTTTCACGAGTGGATGCTGAGCTTGTTCCTCACTTTCTTTGTCACCAAACTGGTATTTATTATAGTGCTGTCTTTGGGCGATCTCGGCCGGTTTATAAGTGGCATTGTTACCAACAGTAGTAAACCGGTGGGGCAGCATACCCATCCTTACTTTCCCGATCGTCGTAAATTCATCAGCGAACTGGCCTTATTACTGGCAGCCTTTCCGTTCACCGGCTTTTTGTATGGCATGTTTAAGGGTAAGTATGATTATAAGGTACATCGCGAAACCATTTATTATGATGATTTACCTGATGCGTTCGATGGTTTTACCATTACGCAGTTATCGGACATCCATTCGGGAAGCTTTGATAATAAAGCAGCCGTGCAACGGGGCATTGATCTGGCTAAAGCCCAAAAATCTGATCTGTTTGTTTTTACCGGCGATTTGGTGAACAATGCCGCCTGGGAGATAGAACCTTATATGAACATGTTCAATCAGCTGAAAGCACCTTTTGGGCAGTACTCCATTTTGGGCAACCATGATTATGGCGACTATATACAATGGAACAGCGAAGCCGAAAAAGCCCAGAACCTCGAAACCCTGAAACAGCACCATAAAGCTTTAGGCTACCGTTTATTGCTGGATGAAAATGTGGTGCTAGAAAAAGGTGGACAAAAGCTTTCCCTCATCGGCGTGCAAAACTGGGGCAAAGGTTTTATCCAGATTGGCGACCTCGACAAGGCTCTACAGGGCGTAGATCCTAATGCCTTTAAGATTCTACTCTCGCATGATCCTACTCATTGGGAAGAGAAAGTACGCTACAACTCCAACAAAATACATTTAACCCTGGCCGGTCATACGCACGGCGCACAATTTGGCGTTGAGGTGGCAGGCATAAGATGGAGCCCCGTACAATACCGCTATGTAGACTGGGCCGGCCTGGCGCAAAACAACGGCCGCTACTTATATGTAAACCGGGGTTTCGGCTTCCTGGCGTTTTCGGGCAGGGTTGGTATTTGGCCAGAAGTTACGGTGATTACCTTGAAGAAGAAGGTGGTGTAA
- a CDS encoding HAD family hydrolase: MDTLKNKYDSIIFDLDGTLWDSTANVAEAWQAVKQQVNYIKDDVTVAHVASIVGLTYDAIFEKLFPYLTTEQRNEFKGLAAISELETLNRTGGIWYPYLLETLKDLATRYKLFIVSNCQSGYIETFLKMDGLDGLFIGHQCYGTKTQPKWQNIVDVVNDYDLKAPVYVGDTMGDYEASVKAGVPFIFAAYGFGVVKEDQVATINEFVELKNIL, encoded by the coding sequence ATGGATACACTTAAAAATAAATACGATAGCATCATATTTGACCTCGACGGCACACTTTGGGATTCGACCGCTAATGTGGCCGAAGCATGGCAGGCCGTTAAACAACAGGTAAATTATATTAAAGATGATGTAACTGTTGCACACGTAGCTTCTATTGTAGGGTTAACTTACGATGCCATTTTCGAAAAATTGTTCCCATATCTGACTACCGAACAACGTAATGAGTTTAAAGGCCTCGCTGCCATAAGCGAACTGGAAACCCTGAACCGTACAGGAGGCATTTGGTACCCTTATTTGCTGGAAACCTTGAAAGACCTGGCTACGCGCTACAAACTATTTATTGTGAGCAATTGCCAGAGCGGTTATATCGAAACTTTTTTAAAGATGGATGGCCTCGATGGTTTGTTCATCGGCCACCAATGTTACGGCACCAAAACCCAGCCTAAATGGCAAAACATTGTAGATGTGGTGAATGACTACGACCTGAAAGCCCCCGTTTACGTAGGCGATACCATGGGCGATTATGAAGCCAGTGTAAAAGCCGGTGTTCCTTTCATTTTTGCGGCTTATGGCTTCGGTGTGGTGAAAGAAGATCAGGTGGCTACCATCAACGAATTCGTTGAACTGAAAAATATTTTATAA
- a CDS encoding DUF2147 domain-containing protein produces the protein MEKVFTFRGFSIMLLLMLCAGNGIATTTNCDQIIGMWMANEKNIVVQVYKDGDSFKASIVWFDDSDDKTRPMDVRLDYKNPDKSLRTRKVLGMQVLKNLEYNQSSNSWENGVIYDAKNGHEWNSCASIDKDGMLKVTGYWHFKFIGKSMKFSRVTSTERLLTSR, from the coding sequence ATGGAGAAGGTGTTTACATTCAGGGGCTTTAGTATAATGCTGTTGCTGATGCTGTGCGCAGGTAATGGCATCGCCACCACAACAAACTGCGACCAGATTATTGGTATGTGGATGGCGAACGAGAAAAATATTGTAGTACAGGTGTACAAGGATGGGGACAGTTTTAAAGCCTCGATTGTATGGTTTGACGACAGTGATGATAAAACCCGCCCAATGGATGTACGCCTCGACTATAAAAACCCCGATAAAAGTTTACGCACCCGGAAAGTTTTAGGCATGCAGGTGCTTAAAAACCTGGAGTATAACCAATCATCAAACTCGTGGGAAAATGGTGTTATTTATGACGCCAAAAACGGCCACGAGTGGAACTCATGCGCCAGCATTGATAAAGACGGCATGCTTAAAGTAACAGGTTACTGGCACTTTAAGTTTATAGGCAAGAGCATGAAGTTTAGCCGCGTAACATCAACAGAAAGATTACTGACCAGCCGGTAG
- a CDS encoding cupin domain-containing protein — translation MDSTFFKLFADIPVKEIAPGYFSKLIHMANNTINFIDVTTDSVVGNHQHVHEQLSFVLEGQFELTIDGNVQVLDKGMYAVIPSNIWHSGRAITDCKLIDVFSPVREDYRKL, via the coding sequence ATGGACTCAACCTTCTTTAAACTCTTCGCCGATATTCCCGTAAAGGAAATTGCACCCGGTTATTTCTCAAAACTAATCCACATGGCAAACAATACCATTAATTTTATTGATGTAACTACCGATAGTGTAGTGGGCAATCATCAGCACGTGCACGAGCAATTATCTTTTGTGCTGGAAGGGCAGTTTGAACTCACAATCGATGGCAATGTGCAGGTGCTGGATAAAGGAATGTATGCAGTTATTCCATCCAATATATGGCATAGTGGGAGGGCAATTACCGATTGTAAGTTGATTGATGTTTTTAGCCCGGTGCGGGAAGACTATAGAAAGTTGTAA
- a CDS encoding GNAT family N-acetyltransferase codes for MSISIATVTDTEELTALVNSAYRGESSKQGWTTESSLLDGNRIDDEFMLSYLQDENVTILKHVNDEELITGCVYLETKGDKLYLGMLTVSPVEQGKGIGKLLLAEADEYARDKNLEAITITVITTRHELIAWYERHGYQQTGELRPFHVDPRFGIPKAPIELLVMEKSIM; via the coding sequence ATGTCTATTTCTATTGCTACAGTTACCGATACCGAAGAACTAACCGCGCTGGTAAACAGCGCTTACCGCGGCGAAAGCTCTAAACAAGGCTGGACCACCGAATCGAGCCTGCTGGATGGAAACCGAATTGACGATGAGTTTATGCTGAGTTACCTGCAGGATGAAAATGTAACCATCCTGAAACACGTTAACGATGAGGAACTGATTACCGGCTGTGTATACCTCGAAACAAAAGGCGATAAGCTATACCTCGGTATGCTCACCGTTTCGCCGGTAGAGCAGGGTAAGGGTATAGGTAAACTTCTTTTGGCCGAAGCTGATGAGTATGCCCGCGATAAAAACCTCGAAGCTATAACCATTACCGTAATAACCACTCGCCACGAACTGATTGCCTGGTATGAAAGGCACGGCTACCAACAAACCGGCGAACTTAGGCCATTCCATGTGGACCCAAGGTTTGGTATCCCGAAAGCACCAATTGAGCTTTTGGTAATGGAAAAATCAATTATGTAA
- a CDS encoding BLUF domain-containing protein, which yields MKYLIYMSSATQLMSNDELLELLKVSRENNTKKNLTGMLLYGEGAFVQVLEGEDETVDSTYDIIKADPRHKSIIQIISGKLEKRNFPEWSMGFKAVDRKIAEEFTGFIDIRNDGLLIEDEKHPAIIVLKTFADANNLA from the coding sequence ATGAAATATTTAATCTATATGAGTTCGGCGACTCAATTAATGAGCAATGACGAATTGCTGGAACTTTTAAAAGTGAGCCGCGAAAATAATACGAAGAAAAACCTGACTGGTATGCTGCTTTACGGCGAAGGTGCATTTGTGCAAGTGCTGGAAGGTGAAGACGAAACGGTTGATTCGACCTACGATATTATCAAAGCAGACCCGCGCCATAAGAGTATCATCCAGATCATTAGCGGTAAACTGGAGAAGCGAAATTTCCCCGAATGGTCTATGGGTTTTAAGGCAGTTGACCGTAAAATTGCGGAAGAATTTACAGGGTTTATAGATATCCGTAACGATGGGTTGCTGATTGAGGATGAAAAGCACCCTGCCATTATTGTGCTCAAAACTTTTGCGGATGCTAATAACCTTGCTTAA
- a CDS encoding cation diffusion facilitator family transporter translates to MAESKSSVYGALAANTGIAVLKFVAATVSGSSAMLSEAIHSTVDAGNGLLILLGISRSKRPADDEHPFGHGKEVYFWSLIVSILIFGLGGGMSIYEGIAHLQHPEPLGNPLWNYVVLGGAFLFEGASFVLAVRNFNKEKGNGSFWKELRKSKDPASFAVIYEDAAALLGLIIAFLGVFLGHYLNNPLFDGAASLIIGLVLAFVAIIMVIESRDLLIGESARSEMVDGICNLVLADPDVQHVRRPLTMQMAPNEILLALDVQFREISGSEVSHVIRRLERNIRTQFPDIKRIYIEAGNIASV, encoded by the coding sequence ATGGCCGAATCTAAATCATCAGTATACGGGGCGCTGGCAGCAAACACGGGGATAGCAGTTTTAAAATTTGTGGCGGCGACCGTTAGCGGTAGTTCGGCTATGCTTTCGGAGGCGATCCATAGTACGGTTGATGCCGGGAACGGGCTGTTGATATTACTTGGCATTAGCCGCAGTAAACGTCCTGCGGATGATGAGCACCCCTTTGGGCATGGTAAAGAGGTTTACTTCTGGTCGCTTATTGTATCTATACTGATATTTGGGCTGGGTGGCGGCATGTCTATTTACGAAGGCATTGCCCACCTGCAGCACCCCGAGCCATTGGGCAACCCATTATGGAACTACGTAGTATTGGGTGGCGCATTTTTGTTCGAAGGTGCATCGTTTGTATTGGCGGTACGCAATTTCAACAAAGAAAAAGGAAATGGCAGTTTCTGGAAGGAGTTACGTAAAAGTAAAGACCCGGCATCATTTGCGGTGATTTATGAAGATGCGGCTGCTTTACTCGGCTTGATCATTGCGTTTTTGGGCGTGTTTTTGGGCCATTACCTTAATAACCCGTTGTTTGATGGCGCGGCCTCGCTCATCATTGGTTTGGTATTGGCCTTTGTAGCCATCATTATGGTGATAGAAAGCCGCGACCTGCTGATTGGCGAAAGTGCGCGATCTGAAATGGTTGACGGTATTTGCAACCTGGTGCTGGCCGACCCTGACGTACAGCACGTGCGCAGGCCATTAACCATGCAAATGGCGCCCAATGAAATCCTGCTTGCGTTGGATGTACAGTTCAGGGAAATATCGGGCAGCGAGGTAAGCCATGTTATCCGCCGGTTGGAGCGTAATATCCGTACCCAGTTTCCGGATATTAAACGCATTTATATCGAAGCGGGAAATATCGCCTCGGTTTAG
- a CDS encoding NAD(P)-dependent oxidoreductase produces the protein MSNTKLGWAGLGNMGTPMVKNLLKAGYPVTVYNRTKEKAQEVIEAGATSADSPTELSSVSDIVLVMVSDDNAVKEIFNSENGLLHGDVAGKLFINISTIAPATSQFIYESCKTKGAEFVDAPVSGSVKPAQDGTLIFLAGGEPNDIERAQPLFDVMGKLTVNNGAAGSGSAAKLAINYFLAVTLQGLAETVLFAKANGISTENMLTIVNEGAVGSGITKLKTAPILKNEFPAAFALKHITKDLRLATEQGIDSPLAGPVYQTYKAAMDSGLGEEDLMAIIKYLEK, from the coding sequence ATGAGCAACACTAAATTAGGCTGGGCCGGCTTAGGCAACATGGGCACACCCATGGTTAAAAATTTACTGAAAGCCGGGTACCCGGTAACCGTATATAACCGCACCAAAGAGAAAGCGCAGGAAGTTATTGAAGCCGGTGCAACATCGGCAGATTCGCCAACAGAGCTTTCATCTGTAAGCGACATTGTACTGGTGATGGTATCGGATGATAATGCCGTTAAAGAGATTTTCAATAGCGAAAATGGCTTACTGCACGGCGATGTTGCCGGCAAACTCTTCATCAACATTAGTACCATAGCCCCTGCAACTTCTCAGTTTATCTACGAAAGCTGCAAAACCAAAGGCGCTGAATTTGTTGATGCCCCGGTATCGGGCAGTGTAAAACCCGCGCAGGATGGCACCCTTATTTTCCTGGCAGGCGGCGAACCCAACGATATTGAACGCGCCCAACCCCTGTTTGATGTGATGGGCAAGCTCACCGTAAACAACGGCGCAGCAGGTTCAGGCAGCGCAGCTAAACTGGCTATCAATTACTTTTTAGCCGTAACCCTGCAAGGCCTTGCCGAAACCGTTTTGTTTGCCAAGGCCAATGGCATCAGTACAGAAAACATGCTTACCATTGTTAACGAAGGCGCAGTTGGCAGCGGTATTACCAAATTAAAAACCGCTCCGATATTAAAGAACGAATTCCCGGCGGCATTTGCGCTTAAACATATCACTAAAGATTTGCGCCTGGCTACAGAGCAAGGCATTGATTCGCCATTAGCAGGTCCTGTTTACCAAACTTATAAAGCGGCTATGGATAGTGGTTTGGGTGAAGAAGATTTAATGGCGATTATTAAGTATCTGGAGAAGTAG
- a CDS encoding MBL fold metallo-hydrolase encodes MKISKYLHSCLVFEQDGFKLLFDPGTFSFAEGIVTPDMFKEVDAVIITHIHPDHFDPENLKKVIELSGAKLYTNKQVAAETEKLGLHAEVISEGDLSVGPFNLKAISVIHEPLLDNPTPEMTAFVINEKVLHPVDSFEEKLLEHKGIELVILPTMAPFCTELKIADFADRLQPKRILPVHDGFAKEFFLNQRYENYARHSDAKGIKFINIKPIGETVDV; translated from the coding sequence ATGAAAATATCTAAATACCTGCACTCCTGCCTTGTTTTTGAGCAGGATGGCTTTAAGCTTTTGTTCGATCCCGGCACCTTTTCCTTTGCCGAGGGAATTGTTACTCCCGATATGTTTAAAGAAGTGGATGCGGTAATTATCACCCACATCCACCCCGATCATTTCGACCCCGAAAACCTGAAAAAGGTCATCGAACTCAGCGGAGCCAAACTGTATACCAACAAACAGGTAGCAGCCGAAACAGAGAAGCTTGGGCTACATGCCGAAGTGATTAGCGAAGGTGACTTAAGCGTCGGCCCGTTTAACCTAAAAGCTATTTCTGTTATTCACGAACCTTTGCTGGATAACCCAACCCCCGAAATGACTGCCTTTGTAATCAACGAGAAAGTTTTGCACCCGGTTGATTCGTTCGAAGAAAAGTTGCTTGAACACAAAGGCATCGAACTGGTGATATTACCTACCATGGCACCCTTTTGCACCGAGCTTAAAATAGCCGATTTTGCCGACCGTCTGCAACCTAAACGCATATTGCCTGTACACGATGGCTTTGCCAAAGAGTTTTTCCTGAATCAGCGTTATGAGAATTACGCCAGGCATTCCGATGCAAAGGGCATCAAATTCATCAACATAAAACCTATAGGTGAAACTGTTGATGTTTAA
- a CDS encoding flippase, which translates to MEAKKKDLYWLKSAVLTVLQSMSGVLLGFGSFYMLLRLLTKYEYGAWTLFLSTTTILEFIRNGLVQSALIKYLSGASDEERPKIISASFTISGALTILFIIINYSLAVYLSHLWKLPELVNMLMVYILVFVFSGFLTQFQSVEQSGFKFQGIFVSTLIRQGGLFVYILLAWLGFAKLTLINLVYVQVFSTFISAIISYIFVRDRFSIAWAWQKEWMLKLFHYGKYAFGTTISAMLSNTIDQMMLGGIISAASAGAYNVAVRITNLVEIPTSSVATIVFPQSASRMASDGKEAVKYLYEKSVGAVLAILLPGLVILFFFAGYIIEIIAGQTYADAVPVLRVTVLYCLLIPYGRQFGTVLDSMGKPKLTFYIVLITGASNAILNYLLIKRYGVMGAAWATLASNVLGFIIAQILLKRELNINLKNTWVYAFGFYPEMYRKYLKPIFLKA; encoded by the coding sequence ATGGAGGCGAAAAAGAAAGATCTGTACTGGCTTAAATCGGCCGTGTTAACGGTACTGCAAAGTATGTCGGGTGTGCTGCTGGGCTTTGGTAGTTTTTATATGCTGCTGCGCCTGCTTACCAAATATGAGTATGGGGCATGGACGCTGTTTCTCTCCACCACCACCATTTTAGAGTTTATACGCAACGGACTGGTGCAAAGTGCGTTGATTAAATATTTATCCGGTGCAAGCGACGAAGAACGACCCAAGATCATCTCTGCATCGTTTACCATCAGCGGGGCGTTAACCATTCTGTTTATCATTATTAATTACAGCCTGGCTGTGTATTTATCGCATTTGTGGAAACTACCCGAATTGGTAAATATGCTGATGGTGTATATATTGGTGTTTGTATTTTCGGGCTTTTTAACGCAGTTTCAGTCTGTAGAGCAATCCGGCTTTAAGTTTCAGGGCATCTTTGTGAGCACCCTCATCAGGCAGGGTGGCTTGTTTGTATACATCCTGCTGGCCTGGCTTGGTTTTGCTAAGCTAACGCTCATCAACCTCGTTTATGTGCAGGTTTTCAGTACGTTTATCAGCGCTATTATATCATACATCTTCGTGCGCGACCGTTTTAGCATTGCATGGGCCTGGCAAAAGGAGTGGATGCTTAAATTGTTCCACTACGGTAAGTATGCCTTTGGTACCACCATCAGTGCCATGCTTTCTAACACGATCGACCAGATGATGCTGGGTGGCATTATCTCCGCAGCCTCGGCCGGGGCGTATAATGTGGCTGTAAGGATCACTAATTTGGTAGAGATACCTACCAGTTCTGTAGCCACTATTGTGTTCCCTCAAAGTGCTAGCCGGATGGCCAGCGATGGTAAGGAAGCGGTAAAATATTTGTACGAAAAATCGGTAGGGGCGGTGCTGGCTATTTTATTGCCGGGCTTAGTTATCCTTTTCTTTTTTGCCGGTTACATTATCGAAATTATTGCCGGGCAAACTTATGCCGATGCTGTGCCGGTATTGCGGGTTACGGTTTTATATTGCCTGCTGATCCCATACGGCCGCCAGTTTGGTACCGTACTGGATAGTATGGGCAAACCTAAGCTTACCTTTTATATTGTGCTGATTACCGGTGCCAGCAATGCTATTTTAAACTATCTGCTCATTAAAAGATACGGTGTAATGGGTGCGGCCTGGGCTACACTGGCATCAAACGTGCTGGGTTTTATAATAGCACAAATTTTGCTGAAACGCGAACTGAATATTAACCTGAAAAATACATGGGTATATGCCTTTGGCTTTTATCCCGAGATGTATAGAAAATACCTTAAACCAATTTTTCTTAAAGCATGA
- a CDS encoding alpha-1,2-fucosyltransferase has product MTGVTYCGRLGNQLFQFHFYQYVKAANKGKWIFIPNPRHSSIYKYFDLGPYNYMGTKAYAALGKVLYKFGKFKEIYIQNIEVPKPLKVADRTLYHGFHQTDFYLNNTPDPIKIKIKQKYVDHFEKQYGEIFRKEKTIVMHIRRTDYLNYGKRDISLPIEYFKQRLAAIENQDEYKIIFCSDDMPFVKENFPAKPNYIFSDNDEITDFQVLMNADIAIISNSTFAWWATYLCEKPNRVIAPKNWMGFRIGREHPKGVMTKKFEWYGLE; this is encoded by the coding sequence ATGACGGGGGTAACTTACTGCGGTCGGCTGGGGAACCAGTTATTTCAGTTTCACTTTTACCAATATGTAAAAGCGGCCAATAAAGGTAAATGGATCTTTATACCTAATCCGCGGCATTCCTCTATCTACAAGTATTTTGATCTGGGGCCGTACAATTACATGGGCACCAAAGCTTATGCTGCGTTGGGTAAGGTGTTATATAAGTTCGGTAAGTTTAAGGAGATCTATATTCAGAACATCGAGGTACCGAAACCGCTGAAAGTGGCCGACCGTACGTTGTACCACGGTTTTCATCAAACAGATTTCTATCTCAACAATACGCCGGATCCCATTAAGATTAAGATAAAACAGAAATACGTCGATCATTTCGAGAAACAATATGGTGAGATCTTCCGCAAGGAAAAAACCATTGTGATGCACATCCGCCGTACCGATTATCTCAACTACGGTAAGCGCGATATTTCACTTCCGATAGAATATTTTAAACAACGCCTGGCTGCTATTGAAAATCAAGACGAGTACAAGATCATTTTCTGTAGTGATGATATGCCTTTCGTAAAGGAAAACTTCCCTGCAAAGCCTAACTATATCTTCTCAGATAATGATGAGATCACCGATTTCCAGGTGTTGATGAATGCCGATATCGCCATTATCTCAAACAGTACCTTTGCCTGGTGGGCCACTTATCTGTGCGAAAAACCAAACCGCGTTATTGCCCCTAAAAACTGGATGGGTTTCCGCATTGGCCGCGAACACCCCAAAGGTGTAATGACCAAGAAGTTTGAATGGTACGGGTTAGAATAA